One genomic window of Fusarium fujikuroi IMI 58289 draft genome, chromosome FFUJ_chr01 includes the following:
- a CDS encoding related to hsp70 protein, whose protein sequence is MTANPPKSDAIIIGIDFGTTYSVTSWDSQLNHCSDVEKAPTQLFYDEKAQGVKWGYGIPSENEPLKWFKLLLLEPKDIPVEVAASTQLQEARRLQNKVMKDPIEIIATFLRNLWDHTTESIKRTLGADLVRRCKLQVVITLPAIWLPYAQQRMKQAAHHDYYRLLSGSAVQTSNTVYCTTTYPPPARAPNGLASVRELCTVTWNKTIDVRKLPKWTNCQRQTLSKLNYRIQMDCEDGTVNFKIIHKGARVGEQNFEV, encoded by the exons ATGACCGCCAACCCACCAAAAAGCGATGCCATAATCATTGGCATCGACTTTGGGACTAC ATATTCCG TCACAAGCTGGGATTCTCAACTTAACCATTGTTCGGACGTCGAAAAGGCGCCCACACAGCTCTTCTACGATGAGAAAGCTCAGGGTGTCAAATGGGGCTATGGTATCCCTTCCGAGAATGAGCCACTGAAGTGGTTCAAGCTATTGCTTCTTGAACCCAAGGACATTCCTGTTGAAGTTGCGGCTTCGACCCAACTTCAGGAAGCTCGTCGCCTCCAGAACAAGGTGATGAAAGATCCTATTGAGATTATTGCGACCTTCCTTCGCAACCTTTGGGATCATACCACTGAGTCTATCAAGCGTACCCTTGGCGCCGATTTGGTCCGACGATGCAAACTGCAGGTCGTAATCACGTTGCCAGCCATCTGGCTTCCATATGCTCAGCAGCGAATGAAGCAAGCCGCTCACCATGACTACTACCGCCTTCTCTCAGGTAGCGCAGTCCAGACCTCTAACACAGTCTACTGCACAACGACATACCCTCCGCCGGCAAGAGCACCTAACGGCTTAGCCAGTGTTCGAGAACTTTGCACTGTCACCTGGAACAAGACCATTGATGTCAGGAAGCTTCCAAAATGGACTAATTGCCAGCGTCAAACTTTGTCGAAGCTCAACTATCGCATTCAGATGGATTGTGAAGATGGAACTGtgaacttcaagatcattcACAAGGGTGCCAGGGTCGGCGAACAAAACTTCGAAGTCTAA
- a CDS encoding putative serine/threonine protein phosphatase-z-like protein produces the protein MGNNNSTPGGSNSKGSGSAGPDGPLQSYPSFSRSDTKESSRSFRSLGSKIRGSKSDSPRNSQVLSNGDTATETKTEERRSSRHGRSSSSRLSRSELPPLNTAASDMSAPESALADSAIGDDQPPPSPVQGNTKGGAHDVSAAQASGEVDHVSDQPPSVNAGATAHMQAPGQSILVKRENTINPVNSPSAESKTEGNSNVAMSEIKDIDLDDFIKRLLDAGYAGKVTKSVCLKNAEIVAICQRAREVLLSQPALLELDAPVKVVGDVHGQYTDVIRMFEMCGFPPNSNYLFLGDYVDRGKQSLETILLLLCYKLKFPENFFLLRGNHECANVTRVYGFYDECKRRCNVKIWKTFIDCFNTLPIAAIVAGKIFCVHGGLSPALVHMDDIRNIARPTDVPDYGLLNDLLWSDPADMEQDWEANERGVSYCFGKRVITEFLAVHDFDLICRAHMVVEDGYEFFNDRVLVTVFSAPNYCGEFDNWGAVMSVSAELLCSFELLKPLDSSALKSHIKKSRNKRQHMLNSPPAMVQPQSV, from the exons ATGGGAAACAACAACTCCACTCCAGGCGGATCCAACTCCAAAGGCTCCGGCTCGGCCGGGCCTGATGGACCCCTCCAATCTTACCCATCGTTCAGCAGATCTGACACCAAGGAATCGTCCCGCTCGTTTCGATCTCTAGGTTCAAAGATTCGTGGTAGCAAGTCTGATAGTCCCAGGAACTCACAGGTTCTATCCAATGGTGACACTGCGACTGAAACAAAGACTGAGGAACGACGGTCCAGTAGGCATGGAcgttcaagctcttctcgaCTGAGCCGCAGTGAGCTTCCTCCGCTTAACACCGCTGCGTCAGACATGTCAGCCCCCGAATCAGCCCTCGCAGATTCGGCCATTGGAGACGATCAACCGCCTCCATCTCCCGTTCAAGGAAACACCAAGGGCGGTGCCCACGATGTGAGCGCTGCGCAAGCGTCGGGAGAGGTTGATCATGTTTCTGACCAACCTCCGTCTGTCAACGCTGGAGCTACTGCGCACATGCAAGCTCCAGGCCAGTCTATTTTGGTGAAGCgagaaaacaccatcaacccAGTCAACAGCCCTTCTGCTGAGTCCAAGACAGAAGGAAACTCCAATGTCGCCATGTCTGAGATTAAGGATATCGATCTCGATGACTTTATTAAGCGACTCTTGGATGCGGGTTATGCTGGGAAGGTCACCAAGAGCGTCTGCCTCAAGAACGCTGAGATTGTGGCCATTTGTCAGAGGGCTAGGGAAGTCTTGCTGTCACAGCCTGCTCTCTTGGAGTTGGATGCCCCTGTAAAGGTCGTGGGTGATGTCCACGGCCAATATACCGATGTTATCCGAATGTTTGAGATGTGTGGTTTCCCCCCCAACTCGAACtacctcttcctcggcgACTACGTCGATCGAGGTAAGCAGTCTCTGGAGACTATCCTGCTACTACTCTGCTATAAGCTCAAGTTCCCCGAGAACTTTTTTCTCCTCCGCGGAAATCACGAGTGCGCCAATGTCACGCGGGTTTATGGCTTCTACGATGAATGCAAGCGAAGGTGCAATGTCAAAATCTGGAAGACGTTTATTGACTGCTTTAACACTCTACCTATTGCTGCCATTGTCGCGGGCAAGATCTTCTGCGTTCACGGAGGACTTTCACCTGCGCTAGTTCACATGGACGATATTCGAAACATTGCTCGACCGACAGATGTCCCTGATTATGGACTACTGAACGATCTTCTTTGGTCTGACCCCGCAGACATGGAACAAGACTGGGAAGCCAACGAGAGAGGTGTCAGTTATTGTTTTGGCAAAAGAGTCATTACCGAATTTTTGGCCGTGCATGATTTTGATCTTATTTGTCGTGCGCACATGGTAGTTGAGGATGGTTATGAATTCTTCAATGATAGGGTTCTCGTAACAGTCTTTAGTGCCCCCAAT TACTGTGGTGAATTCGATAACTGGGGCGCTGTTATGTCGGTGTCTGCGGAGTTACTTTGTAGCTTTGAGCTTCTTAAGCCTCTTGATTCGAGCGCTCTGAAGAGTCATATCAAGAAGAGCCGAAACAAGCGACAGCACATGCTCAACAGTCCG CCCGCTATGGTCCAACCTCAGAGCgtgtaa
- a CDS encoding related to UDP-glucuronosyltransferase 2C1 microsomal, whose product MADSHEFRRRILLLATTGGFTHAAPVLEIGAVLASRGHEVQFATCAGQEDWTANYPFIKTVYTVGPAASEDDLDVHYETMRLWRHEHGFGPMMRSKYFFDNFWTDTYKSLRSLCENDSTRPDFIVADFFADSAARDMFKQFNIQLASVWPQMPYAMAPVSYHPGQPGFQADGALTSEHAPLSSRFWNEFVVLAALPAIIPWLIWTKRMRVDAGVNYSHSLLSKPDYLVLVNSFWGLEAPKELPPLMAPVGPILSDEYLPIDDDLAQFLSNHDRTIYVCLGTHVNLPGKELEKYLLGFIQALDEDSINGVIWSIPQKPRANFDTIKSYSLSDGSSISITDLLNDSHPHFRLPIFAPQRAILAHPHTVLFLTHGGGSSANETLFHGTPVLAIGYFFDQLCNSARLKAAGVGMSLDKSYLTPSSISSAIANITNDEDGSFAINVRRMQGIAALNSKRKHVAADLIEEVMIDQELRFKKGVELRPMHLQTADMRMPIWKARNWDMWSISLTGLAVGGVASWWFATHGWKKLPVILARSVRLSRGFARGILDSPRS is encoded by the exons ATGGCTGACAGCCATGAATTCCGCAGAAGAATCCTTCTGCTTGCCACAACAGGCGGGTTTACTCATGCAG CTCCAGTTCTCGAAATAGGCGCCGTCCTCGCCTCTCGGGGCCATGAGGTCCAATTCGCTACCTGCGCAGGCCAGGAAGATTGGACAGCTAATTATCCCTTCATTAAAACCGTATACACAGTCGGTCCCGCCGCTTCGGAAGATGATTTGGATGTCCACTACGAAACAATGCGTCTTTGGCGTCATGAGCACGGCTTCGGTCCCATGATGAGGTCAAAATACTTTTTTGACAACTTCTGGACTGATACTTACAAGTCTCTTCGATCTCTGTGTGAAAATGACTCTACGAGACCTGACTTTATCGTTGCAGATTTCTTCGCCGATAGCGCTGCGAGGGATATGTTCAAGCAGTTCAATATCCAACTAGCGAGCGTCTGGCCTCAAATGCCTTATGCCATGGCTCCTGTCAGTTATCATCCCGGCCAGCCTGGGTTTCAAGCCGATGGTGCCTTAACTTCGGAGCATGCTCCTCTATCATCGCGGTTCTGGAACGAATTTGTGGTTCTCGCCGCGCTGCCTGCTATCATCCCCTGGTTAATATGGACCAAACGAATGCGTGTTGATGCTGGCGTCAACTACAgtcactctcttctctccaagccTGACTATCTTGTTCTGGTCAACTCCTTCTGGGGCCTTGAAGCACCGAAGGAATTGCCGCCTCTCATGGCACCTGTTGGACCTATCTTGAGCGACGAATACCTTCCAATAGACGACGACCTGGCTCAGTTTCTGAGCAACCATGATAGGACCATCTACGTGTGCCTGGGAACGCATGTCAATCTTCCGGGTAAAGAACTTGAAAAGTATCTCCTTGGATTCATCCAAGCTCTCGACGAAGACTCGATCAATGGAGTCATATGGTCTATTCCCCAAAAGCCTCGCGCCAATTTCGACACCATCAAGTCTTATAGTCTATCTGATGGTTCGAGCATATCCATCACTGATCTTCTGAACGATTCTCACCCACATTTTCGGCTTCCCATCTTTGCACCACAACGCGCCATCCTAGCACACCCTCATACAGTCCTCTTTCTCACTCATGGGGGCGGTTCCAGTGCCAACGAAACTCTCTTCCATGGAACACCAGTCCTCGCTATCGGATACTTCTTCGACCAGCTCTGCAACAGTGCCCGACTAAAAGCCGCTGGTGTAGGTATGTCTCTCGACAAATCCTACCTGACaccatcctccatctcctccgcTATTGCAAACATCACAAATGACGAAGACGGTTCCTTTGCAATAAATGTCCGTCGTATGCAAGGCATAGCAGCTCTCAACTCTAAACGCAAACATGTTGCAGCTGATCTCATCGAGGAAGTTATGATAGACCAAGAACTTCGGTTCAAGAAAGGTGTTGAGTTACGGCCAATGCATCTGCAGACAGCGGATATGCGTATGCCGATATGGAAGGCGAGGAATTGGGATATGTGGTCCATAAGCCTCACGGGTCTCGCAGTTGGTGGCGTGGCAAGTTGGTGGTTTGCAACACATGGCTGGAAGAAGTTGCCCGTCATACTGGCACGCTCTGTAAGACTCAGTAGAGGATTTGCGAGGGGAATACTTGATAGTCCCAGATCATAG
- a CDS encoding related to GRIP1 associated protein 1 gives MSISLGRNAPLSPISLGGSEFSVSKYQGPEDGPYPNGRSNLASPPNSGGSNSTMSINGFPSAPINGPGPGPGPGPGPRSTGGPSPPASIARSSNGTQLYARSESGRNSVRGDLDESVLSEHYVALRAFLNTRDPNHKQQPNKARDKLLRLSSVQFYELSTDVFDELIRRQATARAPPNAPNGPPSFLLPEKNFHPKRNQARQRLSSLGPPRFRDLAADVYHELERRFPRFVGADLARTGSPMSIRGPGTPINGNGFPPRGQSRMRRPSDAPSMRGPGPTDAYGMPASPGAQNGDYGRPTPKQLNQNNTIVPNKSIMLEEDDEGEGFTEPDPNRESKRSAGSGVTAEADKKLIEDYQNQVRELREKLDSMEDAMRKKEDEMNSALDQERSRSATTNQEKQEWNDLRLNLENKLAEAQNLNDSMKQELQRVREDHDIEIQRLRDDVTAAHESARSTGPAASDSDLQRENDELRQELREQQQVTEEVRKEAQEFLLEMRQLSQQSGSTHERHAELEQTIERLEREVHEWKNRYAGAKTQLRHMRASSAGPGIEHDAAKHVREKGFMDDRGLVKDVHVTKFQIAIDELLQKARTEDPEKVIDAMKQVVVSVRRITKDIEVPQNSDEDFAQQQAKIRSKVSSTANNLITASKNFAHSAGMSPVSLLDTAASHLAAAIVELLGLVKIRTTPAEELDDDDGTVTPADSSGLFSPVATEHPSTNQGGLPPPPPFQGLGGMRGSIDSSAYSPLGSPRQSAEPYSGRPMSKASAVPIGLGHSNANNQANGQGSHQLDPRAAEDLKLYLEDQNALLSTDIQQLVNTIRGDAEMRQITGEIGSINAVVSNIISETQAYGIGEMAASLANCRARLLEAADQGQDMANIGIDTNSHEWRMWVQTLPPIAFGLAREAKELAQQAGDMARPGRPDDFS, from the exons atGAGCATCAGCCTGGGACGCAATGCGCCGTTGTCCCCGATCTCTCTAGGCGGTAGCGAGTTTTCTGTCTCAAAGTATCAAGGTCCCGAAGACGGCCCCTATCCCAACGGTCGCTCCAATCTCGCATCGCCCCCGAATTCGGGTGGCTCCAACAGCACCATGAGTATCAACGGTTTCCCCAGCGCTCCTATCAACGGTCCAGGACCTGGTCCCGGGCCCGGGCCTGGCCCTAGAAGCACTGGAGGTCCCTCGCCGCCTGCTTCAATTGCTCGGTCGAGTAACGGCACCCAGCTCTATGCTCGCAGCGAAAGCGGTCGTAACAGCGTCCGCGGCGATCTCGACGAGTCCGTCCTCAGCGAGCACTATGTTGCTCTGCGCGCTTTCCTCAATACCCGCGACCCCAATCACAAGCAGCAGCCCAATAAAGCCCGCGACAAGCTTTTGCGCCTTTCCTCGGTTCAATTCTATGAGCTGAGTACCGATGTGTTTGACGAATTGATAAGACGACAGGCCACTGCCAGGGCTCCGCCGAATGCTCCAAATGGTCCTCCTTCCTTTCTGCTGCCCGAGAAGAACTTTCACCCAAAGCGAAACCAGGCTCGCCAAAGGCTATCGTCTCTTGGCCCACCGCGATTTCGAGATCTAGCCGCCGATGTCTATCACGAATTAGAACGAAGATTCCCTCGATTCGTAGGAGCCGATCTCGCCCGTACCGGAAGCCCCATGTCAATCAGGGGGCCGGGTACTCCAATTAATGGTAATGGCTTTCCCCCTCGAGGTCAAAGCCGCATGAGGAGACCCTCTGATGCACCATCTATGAGAGGTCCTGGACCGACAGATGCTTACGGTATGCCAGCATCACCAGGTGCCCAGAATGGCGATTACGGACGCCCAACCCCGAAACAGCTCAATCAGAATAATACGATCGTTCCCAACAAAAGTATAATgctcgaagaagacgacgaaggTGAAGGATTTACAGAACCGGACCCGAACCGTGAGAGCAAACGGAGTGCTGGAAGCGGTGTGACTGCAGAG GCCGATaagaagctcatcgaggACTATCAAAATCAGGTACGAGAACTACGTGAGAAATTGGACAGCATGGAGGATGccatgaggaagaaggaagacgaGATGAACAGTGCGTTGGATCAAGAACGTTCTCGGTCTGCAACTACCAACCAGGAGAAGCAGGAATGGAATGACCTGAGGCTCAACCTCGAGAACAAACTAGCTGAGGCGCAAAACTTGAACGACTCAATGAAGCAGGAATTGCAGCGCGTACGGGAGGATCACGATATTGAGATTCAAAGGCTTAGGGACGACGTGACCGCAGCACATGAATCAGCACGCAGCACTGGGCCCGCTGCATCGGATTCAGACCTCCAGCGGGAAAATGATGAGCTTCGACAGGAACTCCGAGAACAACAGCAGGTCACAGAAGAGGTTCGAAAAGAGGCGCAAGAATTCTTGCTTGAGATGCGCCAACTTTCCCAGCAGAGCGGCTCAACACACGAACGACACGCAGAGCTGGAACAGACAATCGAGAGACTCGAGCGCGAGGTTCACGAGTGGAAGAACCGATACGCGGGCGCAAAGACACAATTGCGACACATGCGCGCATCTTCCGCTGGTCCTGGAATTGAACATGATGCAGCAAAGCATGTCCGGGAAAAGGGATTCATGGATGACCGTGGACTTGTCAAAGATGTTCACGTCACCAAGTTTCAAATCGCCATTGACGAACTCCTGCAAAAAGCACGAACCGAAGATCCAGAAAAGGTTATCGACGCAATGAAGCAAGTTGTTGTCAGCGTCCGCCGCATTACCAAGGACATCGAGGTCCCACAGAATAGTGATGAAGACTTCGCACAGCAACAGGCCAAGATCAGATCCAAGGTGTCCTCCACCGCAAACAACCTCATCACAGCCTCCAAGAACTTTGCCCACAGTGCTGGAATGTCCCCAGTCTCACTGCTCGATACGGCAGCGTCACACTTGGCAGCGGCCATCgtggagcttcttggcctggtcaAAATCCGGACAACCCCCGCTGAAGAattggatgatgacgacggaACTGTAACTCCCGCGGATTCTAGTGGACTCTTTTCTCCTGTAGCTACCGAGCACCCCTCGACTAATCAAGGCGGGctccctcctccaccaccctTCCAGGGTCTTGGTGGCATGCGAGGAAGCATTGACTCTTCGGCATACAGTCCTTTGGGCTCACCTCGCCAATCCGCGGAGCCATATTCCGGAAGGCCCATGTCGAAAGCGAGCGCGGTACCGATCGGGCTCGGGCACTCCAATGCGAACAATCAAGCCAATGGGCAAGGGTCGCATCAGCTGGATCCCCGAGCCGCCGAAGACCTTAAA CTCTACCTTGAGGATCAGAATGCCCTCCTTTCAACCGACATCCAGCAGCTTGTGAACACCATCCGGGGTGATGCTGAGATGCGACAGATTACTGGCGAGATTGGCTCTATCAATGCCGTTGTTAGCAATATCATTTCAGAAACACAAGCCTACGGCATAGGCGAAATGGCAGCCTCGTTGGCAAACTGCAGAGCACGACTACTAGAGGCTGCtgaccaaggccaagatatGGCCAACATTGGCATTGATACCAACTCTCACGAATGGCGGATGTGGGTACAAACTCTGCCACCCATCGCTTTTGGGCTGGCGCGTGAGGCCAAGGAGTTGGCTCAACAAGCCGGCGATATGGCTAGACCCGGACGACCTGATGACTTTTCGTAA
- a CDS encoding related to suppressor of cs mutant of sua7 — MEVANGGSSAQSQNGSSESNTGYKLKFCTVCASNNNRSMEAHLRLSQADYPVISFGTGSLVRLPGPTVTQPNVYHFNKTSYDSMFKELESKDARLYRNNGILNMLNRNRGVKWGPERWQDWQVGVPRLQHAKDRGSEGTEGGLVDVVITCEERCWDAVVDDLLNRGSPLNRPVHVINVEIKDNHEEAAIGGQGILDLANSLNAAAREERDAVGASSFDNGSASSRASFDERVPDILASWQERWPKLPATWTVAWF, encoded by the exons ATGGAGGTTGCCAACGGTGGCTCTTCGGCCCAGAGCCAGAATGGCTCATCTGAAAGCAACACCGGATACAAACTCAAGTTTTGCACTGTCTGTGCTAGTAACAACAATCG CTCCATGGAAGCTCATCTACGGCTATCGCAGGCTGACTATCCTGTCATTTCCTTCGGCACCGGTTCTCTCGTCCGCCTGCCTGGGCCTACCGTTACCCAACCTAATGTGTATCACTTTAACAAAACTTCTTATGACAGTATgttcaaggagcttgaaTCCAAGGATGCTCGTTTGTATAGGAACAACGGCATCCTTAACATGTTAAACCGTAACCGTGGCGTCAAATGGGGCCCAGAACGCTGGCAAGACTGGCAAGTTGGTGTACCTCGCCTGCAACATGCTAAGGACCGTGGCAGCGAGGGTACTGAAGGTGGTCTAGTCGATGTTGTCATCACCTGTGAAGAGCGATGCTGggatgctgttgttgatgatctccTTAACAGGGGGTCACCGCTCAACCGACCTGTCCATGTCATCAATGTCGAGATTAAGGATAACCACGAAGAGGCCGCCATTGGTGGGCAGGGTATCTTGGATCTTGCGAACTCTCTCAACGCGGCTGCTCGGGAAGAGCGTGACGCTGTTGGTGCTTCGTCCTTTGACAATGGTTCTGCCTCAAGCAGAGCCTCCTTTGATGAGCGAGTACCTGATATCCTGGCTTCATGGCAGGAAAGATGGCCCAAACTGCCAGCGACCTGGACCGTGGCTTGGTTCTAA
- a CDS encoding related to Nap1p-binding protein, protein MSTTSSPVTSPSAAVSSSPNPNHPALPPLITSPPSRRSIQSRPMSHVSRSRLSQYSTGSLPTRSRPTSHMFPMFPSTLSYTQVRDFAYPATHPLHYGPPPEPSGPPSGMTTPASEHRRLSDPPVSWETRMPWESWGTDGFNRGHDLAPIQFDGGPPYSEDEDLQSPVVATRHRKHKSTSAATTLRGRTGRDLDMHSSNYDRERGYYMGTSGDGSETYYVNNGGEANGPGGDFVTYPPEQARHSRAYHIAQQPRAAEGGEYYQPESDSSPSSPGYNDEDQSRYSRDYQFTITSPDEEFHGKAVALFDFERENENELPLVEGQIIWVSYRHGQGWLVAEDPKTQESGLVPEEYVRLLRDIEGGMNSLAGHLVEGTGSPDVGTPTQAEHSGQYGHTPSSSNATNGYHQPIVSMFSTSSKDLDPYPTEQLGLHSGQPPPQVIHYHGQRGGSQANTPTIAQPQDTGILRRESHDGGTKRDSNVTPVQAKPPMELVEPGGCEEARGEER, encoded by the coding sequence ATGTCTacgacttcttctccagtgACCTCTCCTTCAGCAGCCGTATCCTCTTCTCCGAACCCTAATCACCCCGCGCTGCCACCTCTAATCACCTCTCCGCCTTCGCGCCGAAGCATACAATCGCGACCAATGTCCCACGTTTCCAGAAGCCGACTCTCTCAATATTCGACGGGCTCTCTGCCTACGAGATCCCGTCCGACCTCACATATGTTTCCGATGTTCCCCTCGACTCTCTCATATACCCAAGTGCGGGACTTTGCGTACCCTGCTACTCATCCTCTGCACTACGGGCCGCCGCCAGAACCTTCGGGACCGCCTTCCGGTATGACAACACCCGCAAGCGAGCATCGTAGGTTATCAGATCCCCCAGTATCGTGGGAAACACGTATGCCTTGGGAGTCGTGGGGTACAGATGGATTCAACCGTGGCCATGATTTGGCCCCCATTCAATTCGACGGTGGGCCCCCATAtagcgaagacgaggatctGCAAAGCCCTGTTGTAGCTACACGCCACCGCAAGCACAAATCAACATCGGCAGCGACAACCCTGAGGGGGAGGACAGGTCGCGATCTTGATATGCATTCTTCGAACTATGATCGTGAGCGGGGTTACTATATGGGAACTAGCGGAGACGGTAGCGAGACATATTATGTCAATAACGGCGGCGAGGCCAACGGCCCTGGTGGAGATTTCGTTACATATCCTCCAGAGCAGGCAAGACACAGTCGGGCATATCACATTGCCCAGCAACCCCGGGCTGCCGAGGGCGGTGAGTACTATCAGCCCGAGTCTGACAGTTCCCCATCGTCTCCAGGCTACAATGACGAGGACCAGTCTCGCTATTCACGAGATTACCAGTTTACTATTACATCGCCGGACGAGGAGTTCCACGGCAAAGCCGTCGCCCTGTTCGATTTCGAGCGGGAAAACGAGAACGAATTGCCTCTAGTTGAGGGCCAGATTATCTGGGTGTCGTACCGACACGGGCAAGGCTGGCTGGTGGCTGAGGACCCGAAGACGCAGGAAAGCGGCCTGGTGCCCGAGGAGTATGTCCGACTACTTCGCGATATCGAGGGAGGAATGAACAGCTTGGCTGGTCACCTTGTGGAGGGAACTGGCTCCCCTGATGTGGGCACACCTACTCAAGCGGAGCATAGCGGTCAATATGGCCATACTCCATCTTCCAGCAATGCGACTAACGGGTACCATCAGCCAATCGTGTCGATGTTCTCGACCTCGAGCAAAGACCTTGACCCGTATCCCACTGAGCAACTGGGCCTCCACTCCGGACAACCGCCTCCCCAAGTTATTCACTATCACGGGCAACGTGGAGGTAGCCAAGCAAACACACCGACGATTGCTCAGCCTCAAGATACTGGTATTTTGAGGAGGGAGAGTCACGACGGTGGAACAAAGAGGGACTCGAATGTTACGCCAGTACAGGCGAAGCCACCAATGGAGTTGGTTGAGCCAGGGGGCTGTGAGGAAGCGAGGGGAGAGGAAAGGTGA
- a CDS encoding probable cytochrome-b5 reductase, mitochondrial outer membrane form, which yields MFARSAFRAAQPLRSVRRYATEAGGAGGSNAFLYAAGAAAFGGAGYWYFSKGGAPSAAAAAADVKQAVGIEPKKAFTGGDQGFVSLKLSDVELVNHNTKRLRFELPEPDQVSGLHVASAILTKYKGPNDEKATLRPYTPISDESEKGFIDLLVKKYPDGPMSTHLHNLVPGQRLDIKGPLPKYPWEENKHEHIALIAGGTGITPMYQLARAIFNNPNDKTKVTLVFGNVSEQDILLKKEFEHLENTFPQRFRAFYVLDNPPKEWVGNSGYISKELLKTVLPEPKNENIKLFVCGPPGLMNAISGNKVSPKNQGELTGALKELGYKEDQVYKF from the exons ATGTTCGCCCGATCTGCATTCCGCGCTGCTCAGCCTTTGAGG TCTGTTCGTCGATATGCCACCGAGGCTGGAGGTGCTGGAGGATCCAATGCTTTCCTCTACGCCGCTGGAGCTGCTGCCTTCGGAGGTGCTGGTTACTGGTACTTCAGCAAGGGCGGAGCTCCCTCTGctgcggctgctgctgcggatGTGAAGCAGGCCGTTGGTAttgagcccaagaaggcctTCACTGGCGGCGACCAGGGTTTCGTTTCCCTCAAGCTTTcagatgttgagcttgtcaacCACAACACCAAGCGTCTACGCTTCGAGCTTCCCGAGCCCGATCAAGTCTCTGGTCTGCACGTTGCCAGCGCGATTCTTACAAAGTACAAGGGTCCCAACGACGAGAAGGCTACTCTCCGACCCTACACCCCTATCAGTGATGAGA GCGAGAAGGGTTTCATCGACTTGCTCGTTAAGAAGTACCCCGACGGTCCTATGAGCACACACCTCCACAACCTTGTTCCCGGCCAACGCCTCGACATCAAGGGTCCTCTGCCTAAGTACCCCTGGGAGGAGAACAAGCACGAGCACATTGCCCTCATTGCCGGTGGTACTGGCATCACCCCGATGTATCAGCTCGCTCGCGCTATTTTCAACAACCCCaacgacaagaccaaggtcaCCCTTGTCTTTGGCAACGTCTCCGAGCAGGACATTCTTCTGAAGAAGGAATTTGAGCACCTCGAGAACACATTTCCCCAGCGTTTCCGTGCTTTCTATGTCCTCGACAACCCTCCCAAGGAGTGGGTCGGCAACAGCGGCTACATCTCTAAGGAGCTCCTCAAGACTGTTCTCCCTGAGCCCAAGaacgagaacatcaagctgtTTGTCTGCGGCCCTCCTGGCCTCATGAACGCCATCTCCGGAAACAAGGTCAGCCCCAAGAACCAGGGTGAGCTGACCGGTGCCCTTAAGGAGCTTGGCTACAAGGAGGACCAAGTGTACAAATTCTAA